From Longimicrobium sp., one genomic window encodes:
- a CDS encoding S8 family serine peptidase, protein MRRSIPLAALAALSLAACQDGPVTTPAADASLSASENAPIYIVTFKPGVDVASAAADLARGNGFAVRFLRQHAAPGFSAVIPQGRLAAVMADPRVDIVEKDGVVGLRLPRETARPGGGGSTTQTTPWGITRVGGAGDGTGKTAWIIDSGIDLNHADLNTSRACHTYYAGTSPADGNGHGTHVAGTVAAKNNGLDVVGVAANAYVCSVRVLGNSGSGSWEGVINGINFVAANGASGDVANLSLGGSGSNATLEKAVTDAAAKGIRMVLAAGNDGQNAANFTPARANGNNVFTISAINNVDCMASWSNWGNPPVDYAAPGVSILSTKKGGGTTTMSGTSMAAPHVAGVLLMGSIRTSGSAKCDPDGNPDPIASR, encoded by the coding sequence ATGCGTCGTTCCATCCCCCTCGCCGCGCTCGCCGCACTGAGCCTGGCCGCCTGTCAGGACGGGCCCGTGACCACCCCGGCGGCCGATGCGTCGCTGTCCGCGTCGGAAAACGCGCCCATCTACATCGTCACCTTCAAGCCCGGCGTCGACGTGGCCTCGGCCGCCGCCGACCTGGCCCGCGGCAACGGCTTCGCCGTCCGCTTCCTGCGGCAGCATGCGGCGCCCGGCTTCTCGGCCGTCATTCCGCAGGGCCGGCTGGCCGCGGTGATGGCCGACCCGCGGGTGGACATCGTAGAGAAGGACGGCGTCGTCGGCCTGCGGCTTCCGCGTGAGACGGCGCGTCCGGGTGGCGGCGGCAGCACGACGCAGACCACGCCCTGGGGCATCACCCGCGTGGGCGGCGCCGGCGACGGCACCGGCAAGACGGCGTGGATCATCGACAGCGGCATCGACCTGAACCATGCCGACCTGAACACCAGCCGCGCCTGCCACACCTACTACGCGGGCACCAGCCCGGCGGACGGCAACGGGCACGGCACGCACGTGGCCGGCACGGTGGCGGCCAAGAACAACGGCCTGGACGTGGTGGGCGTGGCGGCCAACGCCTACGTCTGCTCGGTTCGCGTGCTGGGCAACAGCGGCAGCGGCAGCTGGGAAGGCGTGATCAACGGCATCAACTTCGTGGCAGCCAACGGCGCCTCGGGCGACGTGGCCAACCTGAGCCTGGGCGGCAGCGGCAGCAACGCCACGCTGGAAAAGGCCGTGACCGACGCGGCGGCCAAGGGCATCCGGATGGTGCTGGCGGCCGGCAACGACGGCCAGAACGCGGCCAACTTCACCCCGGCCCGCGCCAACGGCAACAACGTCTTCACCATCTCCGCCATCAACAACGTCGACTGCATGGCGTCGTGGAGCAACTGGGGCAACCCGCCGGTGGACTACGCCGCGCCGGGCGTGAGCATCCTGTCCACCAAGAAGGGCGGCGGCACGACGACGATGAGCGGCACCTCGATGGCGGCGCCGCACGTGGCCGGCGTCCTGCTGATGGGCAGCATCCGCACCAGCGGCAGCGCCAAGTGCGACCCCGACGGCAACCCGGACCCGATCGCCTCGCGGTGA
- a CDS encoding AcvB/VirJ family lysyl-phosphatidylglycerol hydrolase produces MIRALLAGAVLLGLGVVAGCSHVRIPAAAGSAGGRARALPLRPFPVRGDTGRVFAIVLTGDGPTGGLGKEIGSDLQSAGVPSVVWHTLRYYWNPQSPEQSARDLDAVIRHYASAWGRDRVVLVGYSMGADVLPFLVNRLPDDSRHRVAGMALLALAHDAVFEFRFEQWWGTSSAPRFATRPEVEKLAGLRVLCVWGVGDDKAACPLMRTAPMREVQLRGGHQFKGDQKRLLRVVREFALED; encoded by the coding sequence GTGATCCGCGCCCTGCTCGCGGGCGCGGTGCTGCTGGGCCTGGGCGTGGTTGCCGGGTGCAGCCACGTGCGCATTCCCGCCGCGGCGGGATCGGCGGGCGGCAGGGCGCGCGCGCTCCCCCTGCGCCCCTTTCCGGTGCGGGGCGATACGGGCCGCGTGTTCGCCATCGTGCTCACGGGCGACGGGCCCACGGGGGGACTCGGGAAGGAGATCGGCAGCGATCTGCAGTCTGCGGGGGTGCCGTCGGTGGTCTGGCACACGCTGCGGTACTACTGGAATCCCCAGAGCCCCGAGCAGTCCGCGCGCGACCTGGACGCGGTGATCCGCCACTACGCGTCGGCATGGGGCCGCGACCGCGTGGTGCTGGTGGGCTACTCCATGGGCGCCGACGTGCTGCCGTTCCTGGTGAACCGCCTCCCCGACGATTCGCGGCACCGCGTGGCGGGGATGGCCCTGCTGGCGCTGGCGCACGATGCCGTGTTCGAGTTCCGCTTCGAACAGTGGTGGGGCACCTCCAGCGCCCCGCGCTTCGCCACACGGCCCGAGGTGGAAAAGCTGGCCGGCCTTCGCGTGCTCTGCGTCTGGGGCGTGGGAGACGACAAGGCGGCGTGCCCGCTGATGCGCACGGCGCCCATGCGCGAGGTGCAGCTGCGCGGCGGCCACCAGTTCAAGGGCGACCAGAAGCGCCTGCTGCGCGTGGTCCGCGAGTTCGCGCTGGAGGACTGA
- a CDS encoding MFS transporter, protein MNGHDAPGAPAPEARPRGLMRGNVLWLSVASFLNDAASEMIYPLLPLFLTGTLGVGAAFVGVVEGVAESASSLLKLASGWLADRTGRRKAPTALGYAIAALGRPLIAMTTVGWQVLAVRLADRVGKGIRTAPRDALLAESVPAEHRGAAFGLHRAADHAGAVAGPLIASALLLAWPGDLRTVFALAIIPGVLTVGAVLWKVRETAPVSPATSAPPLPRWSELGPTLPRYLAVLALFTLGNASDAFLLLRAAEAGVPVAAIPLLWSVLHVSKAVFSVWGGRLSDRIGARRAIVAGWMVYAAVYAGFAVVGAAWQVWALFLVYGLYFGLTEAPEKALVAALAPDGRRGSAFGAYHAAIGIAALPASVLFGVLWQVFGAQVAFAAGAAFALAAALLLPWALPRERRWGSHARHLSS, encoded by the coding sequence ATGAACGGCCATGACGCGCCCGGAGCCCCGGCGCCGGAGGCCCGCCCGCGCGGGCTGATGCGCGGAAACGTGCTGTGGCTGAGCGTGGCGTCGTTCCTGAACGATGCTGCCAGCGAGATGATCTATCCCCTGCTGCCGCTGTTCCTTACCGGCACGCTGGGGGTGGGCGCCGCGTTCGTGGGCGTCGTGGAGGGCGTGGCCGAGAGCGCCTCGAGCCTGCTGAAGCTGGCCAGCGGCTGGCTTGCGGACCGTACCGGACGCCGCAAGGCGCCCACGGCCCTGGGCTACGCCATCGCGGCGCTCGGCCGTCCGCTGATCGCGATGACGACGGTGGGGTGGCAGGTGCTCGCCGTGCGCCTGGCCGACCGGGTGGGCAAGGGCATCCGCACCGCGCCGCGAGATGCGCTCCTGGCGGAGTCGGTGCCAGCCGAGCACCGGGGAGCAGCATTCGGGCTTCATCGCGCGGCGGACCACGCGGGCGCCGTCGCCGGCCCGCTGATCGCCTCGGCGCTGCTGCTGGCGTGGCCGGGCGACCTGCGTACGGTGTTCGCGCTCGCCATCATCCCCGGCGTGCTGACGGTGGGCGCGGTGCTGTGGAAGGTGCGCGAAACCGCGCCCGTGTCCCCGGCCACGTCCGCCCCGCCGCTGCCGCGCTGGAGCGAGCTAGGGCCGACGCTTCCGCGCTACCTGGCCGTGCTGGCGCTGTTCACGCTGGGCAACGCGTCGGACGCCTTTCTCCTTCTGCGCGCGGCCGAAGCTGGGGTGCCGGTCGCCGCCATTCCGCTGCTGTGGAGCGTGCTGCACGTCAGCAAGGCGGTGTTCAGCGTCTGGGGCGGGCGGCTGAGCGACCGCATCGGCGCGCGGCGGGCGATCGTGGCGGGGTGGATGGTGTACGCGGCGGTCTACGCGGGGTTCGCCGTGGTGGGCGCGGCGTGGCAGGTATGGGCGCTGTTCCTGGTGTACGGCCTGTACTTCGGGCTGACGGAGGCGCCGGAAAAGGCGCTCGTCGCGGCGCTGGCTCCGGACGGCCGCCGGGGCAGCGCGTTCGGCGCCTACCACGCGGCCATCGGCATCGCGGCGCTGCCGGCGAGCGTGCTCTTCGGGGTGCTCTGGCAGGTGTTCGGGGCGCAGGTGGCGTTCGCGGCGGGCGCGGCCTTCGCCCTCGCGGCGGCGCTGCTGCTGCCGTGGGCCCTCCCGCGGGAGCGCCGATGGGGGTCACACGCGCGCCATTTGTCATCGTAG
- the mprF gene encoding bifunctional lysylphosphatidylglycerol flippase/synthetase MprF — protein sequence MDTQTSPAAPPQEPTPQRASLATLAFRWLSPAVGLGLFAAAVWVLNQSLREVSYREVRATIHNLPALSLLLAVLATAANYAILCAFDLLAFRYVGRRLTDWKVAVTSFIGYAVANNVGFAIISGTSVRYRFYSRWGLGAEDISRIVVFYTGTFWLGFLVLAGWSLAFDPLPGMKTMLGATTVSLIGWALLITAFSYLVAAGVRREPVKMWKWRIPVPPMRTVAMQYLLSTVDWALAAAVFFVLLPKTQLTFAEFLGAFLAAQLLGLVSHVPGGVGVFEGTMVVLLGQYLSLGQIVSSLVIYRLIYYIIPLAVALLILVVDEVRQRRHHLAKLGSWVGSLSQQLAPRVLGMFLFLCGALLLLSGATPTEPQRLAWIDRNLPLVMVEAGYLIGSVAGVAMLIVSQAVARRLDMAFFLGAASLAVGIGASLLKGADYEEAVLLAGVLAALVVSRPAFDRKADFWAARFSPGWVFGLTAVIGATIWLGFFAFKHVEYSSDLWWRFALRQDAPRALRATMLATILMLAFGVARLLRPAPPQIHLPTDEELRRAEELIRAQPSTVPYLVYLLDKTLLFSEDGRAFLMYAVQGNTWVAMGDPVGDPRSVPGLIRRFFERCDDYGGIPVFYQVGKDRLHQYADFGLTFAKLGEEAFVDLPSFHLDGADRKPFRLVTNRFGRSGMTFRVVPPEEIPALLPQMEEVSHEWMEGKRAAEKGFSLGFFSPAYVLRFPAAVVEQDGRLLAFATVWPGSDGVELSVDLMRYRRDAPRSVMEALMLNLMLWGKAEGYRRFNLGMAPLSGLEVSAVAPAWTRIGSFLFQRGEALYNFQGLRQYKDKFDPAWEPRYLAYPGGLALPRITADVSALIAGGYRAIFRRGRAA from the coding sequence GTGGATACCCAGACCTCGCCCGCTGCTCCGCCGCAGGAGCCGACACCGCAGCGCGCGTCGCTGGCGACGCTCGCCTTCCGCTGGCTCTCCCCGGCGGTGGGGCTGGGCCTGTTCGCCGCGGCCGTGTGGGTGCTCAACCAGTCGCTGCGCGAGGTGAGCTACCGCGAGGTGCGGGCGACCATCCACAACCTTCCCGCGCTGTCGCTGCTGCTGGCCGTGCTGGCCACCGCGGCCAACTACGCCATCCTCTGCGCCTTCGACCTGCTGGCGTTCCGCTACGTGGGCAGGCGGCTGACGGACTGGAAGGTGGCCGTCACCTCGTTCATCGGCTACGCGGTGGCCAACAACGTGGGGTTCGCCATCATCTCGGGCACCTCCGTGCGCTACCGCTTCTACTCGCGCTGGGGGCTGGGGGCCGAGGACATCTCGCGCATCGTCGTCTTCTATACCGGCACCTTCTGGCTGGGGTTCCTGGTGCTGGCAGGATGGAGCCTGGCCTTCGACCCGCTTCCCGGGATGAAGACCATGCTGGGGGCCACCACGGTGTCCCTCATCGGCTGGGCGCTGCTGATCACCGCCTTCTCGTACCTGGTGGCGGCCGGGGTGCGCCGCGAGCCGGTGAAGATGTGGAAGTGGCGGATCCCGGTGCCGCCGATGCGCACCGTCGCCATGCAGTACCTGCTGTCGACGGTGGACTGGGCGCTTGCCGCGGCCGTCTTCTTCGTCCTGCTGCCGAAGACGCAGCTGACCTTCGCCGAGTTCCTGGGTGCCTTTCTGGCCGCGCAGCTGCTGGGGCTGGTCAGCCACGTTCCCGGCGGCGTGGGGGTGTTCGAGGGGACGATGGTGGTGCTGCTGGGGCAATACCTGTCACTGGGGCAAATCGTCTCGTCGCTCGTCATCTACCGGCTGATCTACTACATCATCCCCCTCGCGGTCGCGCTGCTGATCCTGGTGGTGGACGAGGTCCGCCAGCGGCGGCACCACCTGGCCAAGCTGGGAAGCTGGGTGGGGAGCCTGTCGCAGCAGCTGGCGCCGCGGGTGCTGGGGATGTTCCTGTTCCTGTGCGGCGCACTCCTCCTCCTTTCCGGCGCTACGCCCACCGAGCCCCAGCGCCTGGCGTGGATCGACCGGAACCTGCCGCTGGTGATGGTGGAGGCGGGGTACCTGATCGGTAGCGTGGCGGGCGTGGCCATGCTGATCGTGTCGCAGGCGGTGGCGCGGCGGCTGGACATGGCCTTCTTCCTGGGCGCGGCCAGCCTGGCGGTGGGCATCGGCGCGTCGCTGCTGAAGGGCGCCGACTACGAAGAGGCGGTGCTGCTGGCCGGCGTGCTGGCCGCGCTGGTCGTCAGCCGCCCGGCCTTCGACCGCAAGGCGGATTTCTGGGCCGCGCGCTTTTCGCCCGGCTGGGTGTTCGGGCTCACCGCGGTGATCGGCGCCACCATCTGGCTGGGCTTCTTCGCCTTCAAGCACGTGGAGTACAGCAGCGACCTGTGGTGGCGCTTCGCACTGCGGCAGGACGCCCCGCGCGCGCTGCGGGCGACGATGCTGGCCACCATCCTGATGCTGGCCTTCGGCGTGGCCCGCCTGCTGAGGCCCGCCCCCCCGCAGATCCACCTGCCCACGGACGAGGAGCTGCGCCGCGCCGAGGAGCTGATCCGCGCGCAGCCCTCCACCGTGCCCTACCTCGTCTACCTGCTGGACAAGACGCTTCTGTTCAGTGAGGACGGCCGCGCGTTTTTGATGTACGCCGTGCAGGGGAACACCTGGGTGGCCATGGGCGACCCCGTGGGCGACCCGCGCTCGGTGCCGGGGCTCATCCGGCGCTTCTTCGAGCGCTGCGACGACTACGGCGGCATTCCCGTCTTCTACCAGGTGGGCAAGGACCGGCTTCACCAGTACGCCGACTTCGGGCTGACCTTCGCCAAGCTGGGCGAAGAGGCGTTCGTGGACCTTCCCTCCTTTCACCTGGACGGGGCGGATCGCAAGCCCTTCCGCCTGGTGACCAACCGCTTCGGGCGCAGCGGCATGACGTTCCGCGTGGTGCCGCCGGAGGAGATCCCCGCCCTGCTGCCGCAGATGGAGGAGGTTTCGCACGAGTGGATGGAGGGGAAGCGCGCGGCCGAGAAGGGCTTCTCCCTCGGCTTCTTTTCCCCCGCGTACGTGCTTCGCTTTCCGGCCGCGGTGGTGGAGCAGGACGGGCGCCTGCTGGCCTTCGCCACGGTGTGGCCCGGGTCCGACGGCGTGGAGCTTTCGGTGGACCTGATGCGGTACCGCCGCGACGCGCCGCGCAGCGTGATGGAGGCGCTGATGCTGAACCTGATGCTGTGGGGCAAGGCGGAGGGCTACCGGCGATTCAACCTGGGGATGGCCCCGCTGTCGGGGCTGGAGGTGTCGGCGGTGGCGCCCGCGTGGACGCGCATCGGCAGCTTTTTGTTCCAGCGCGGCGAGGCGCTGTACAACTTCCAGGGGCTGCGGCAGTACAAGGACAAGTTCGATCCCGCGTGGGAGCCGCGCTACCTGGCGTACCCCGGCGGCCTGGCGCTGCCGCGGATCACCGCGGACGTGTCGGCGCTGATCGCGGGGGGCTACCGCGCCATCTTCCGCCGCGGGCGCGCCGCGTGA
- a CDS encoding WGxxGxxG family protein: MHAARGGTAMGWKMVVFALVLCAMPTPPVHAQDSVASTTTTTVEHEEREGGGFPWGLLGLLGLAGLLGRGKKEEVHTHRETVRPVETHRATTSGPVVDHTIVRPDDTPGSMGRGGTTGGGSRNV, translated from the coding sequence ATGCATGCAGCCCGAGGCGGTACGGCGATGGGGTGGAAGATGGTCGTTTTTGCCCTCGTTCTCTGCGCGATGCCCACACCGCCGGTGCACGCCCAGGATTCGGTGGCATCTACCACGACCACCACCGTCGAGCACGAAGAACGCGAGGGAGGTGGATTCCCGTGGGGCCTGCTCGGCTTGCTGGGTCTCGCGGGGCTCCTGGGCCGGGGCAAGAAGGAGGAGGTGCACACCCATCGCGAGACGGTACGGCCGGTGGAAACGCACCGTGCCACCACGAGCGGGCCGGTGGTCGACCACACGATCGTTCGCCCGGACGACACGCCGGGAAGCATGGGCCGCGGTGGAACCACCGGGGGTGGCAGCCGCAACGTGTAG
- a CDS encoding Nramp family divalent metal transporter: MKRFLQVLFWSLIPAAFIGPGTVTTAASAGARFGYGLLWALTFSTIATVVLQEASARVTVISGRNLAEAIRDRFRGGATGLLVILLVLGAIVLGNAAYEAGNVLGAAAGAALGSPISSRAATALIVIVTFAVLWVGTPKVVTTVLAATVGVMGITFLVTAVMLWPPLGEVLRGSLVPSAPTGSGLLLLGLVGTTVVPYNLFLGSAAARGQNLREIRFGLTVAVILGGLISMAILVAGAGLRGTFSYEAVSAMLSGRLGGWAGAMFAWGLFAAGFSSAITAPLAAAVTAGSLFEDGSGRWHARGPRYRAVWMGVLAVGAAFGLAGVPPIPAIILAQALNGVVLPFAAVFLLVVVNDRALMGDDGINRPMTNVVMGAVVAATLVLGVSGVLKAAASAFGGTPTEGRILATAGGIAGVLLIPLLLWVRRARARQEHRTAGTASRGEAAPAPKPRLPDR; encoded by the coding sequence ATGAAGCGCTTTCTCCAGGTGCTGTTCTGGTCGCTGATCCCCGCCGCCTTCATCGGGCCGGGCACCGTGACGACCGCCGCCTCGGCCGGGGCCAGGTTCGGCTACGGCCTGCTGTGGGCGCTGACGTTCTCGACGATCGCCACCGTCGTGCTGCAGGAGGCCAGCGCGCGGGTGACGGTGATCTCGGGCCGCAACCTGGCCGAGGCCATCCGCGACCGCTTCCGCGGCGGCGCAACCGGTCTCCTGGTCATCCTCCTGGTCCTGGGCGCCATCGTCCTCGGCAACGCGGCGTACGAGGCGGGCAACGTGCTGGGGGCGGCGGCTGGCGCGGCGCTCGGCTCGCCCATCTCGTCGCGAGCCGCCACGGCGCTGATCGTCATCGTCACCTTCGCCGTCCTCTGGGTGGGCACGCCGAAGGTGGTGACCACCGTGCTCGCGGCGACCGTCGGGGTGATGGGCATCACCTTCCTGGTGACCGCGGTGATGCTGTGGCCGCCGTTGGGCGAGGTGCTGCGCGGCTCGCTCGTTCCGTCCGCCCCCACCGGGTCAGGGCTGCTCCTGCTGGGCCTGGTGGGGACGACGGTGGTGCCCTACAACCTGTTCCTGGGCTCGGCCGCGGCGCGGGGGCAGAACCTGCGCGAGATCCGCTTCGGGCTGACGGTGGCGGTGATCCTCGGCGGCTTGATCTCCATGGCGATCCTGGTCGCCGGGGCGGGGCTGCGGGGCACCTTCAGCTACGAGGCCGTGTCGGCGATGCTGTCGGGGCGATTGGGTGGATGGGCGGGGGCGATGTTCGCGTGGGGATTGTTCGCGGCCGGCTTTTCCTCCGCCATCACCGCGCCCCTGGCGGCGGCGGTGACGGCGGGAAGCCTGTTCGAGGACGGGTCCGGCCGCTGGCACGCGCGCGGCCCGCGCTATCGCGCCGTGTGGATGGGGGTGCTGGCCGTGGGCGCGGCGTTCGGGCTGGCCGGCGTGCCGCCCATCCCGGCCATCATCCTGGCGCAGGCGCTGAACGGGGTGGTGCTGCCCTTTGCCGCGGTGTTCCTGCTGGTCGTGGTGAACGACCGCGCGCTGATGGGCGACGACGGCATCAACCGACCCATGACCAACGTGGTGATGGGCGCCGTCGTGGCGGCCACGCTGGTGCTGGGCGTCTCCGGCGTGCTGAAGGCGGCCGCCTCGGCGTTCGGCGGCACCCCGACGGAGGGGCGCATCCTGGCCACCGCGGGGGGGATCGCGGGCGTGCTGCTGATCCCCCTCCTTCTCTGGGTGCGGCGCGCCCGCGCGAGGCAAGAACATCGAACAGCGGGGACAGCCTCACGTGGTGAAGCTGCCCCCGCTCCGAAACCCCGGCTACCCGACCGCTGA
- a CDS encoding LacI family DNA-binding transcriptional regulator, which translates to MTTPHPSPARRVTTHDVARRAGVSQATVSLVLGGNPRARVSATTRERVVLAAGELGYRPNMLARGLVQRKSYALGVMVPDLSNPFFLDVVTGVQRVAAEAGYAVLPGDVRETNAARHLDALRARQVDGLILDGFGALALPESALTDLKVVLVDEPSERWPGVASDALGAGRMAAEHLVGLGHTRLAFAGPATDVHGFRMRERGFFQVLQAQGLGLSSARLRRVTPDVAGGLQAMKALLALGPTERPTAVFCANDLVAAGALKACLTAGVRVPGEMSIVGCDDVELARVLTPELTTIRVPARELGARAARLLLKQLEDESWVPRPTKPLPVKLVARGTTARPVSRE; encoded by the coding sequence ATGACGACACCCCATCCCTCCCCCGCCCGCCGCGTTACGACGCACGACGTTGCCCGACGCGCCGGCGTGTCGCAGGCCACCGTCTCGCTGGTGCTGGGCGGGAACCCCAGGGCGCGGGTGTCGGCGACCACGCGGGAGCGGGTGGTGCTGGCGGCGGGGGAGCTGGGCTACCGGCCCAACATGCTGGCGCGCGGGCTGGTGCAGCGGAAGTCGTACGCGCTGGGCGTGATGGTGCCGGACCTGAGCAACCCGTTCTTCCTGGACGTGGTCACCGGCGTTCAGCGCGTGGCGGCAGAGGCGGGATACGCGGTGCTACCCGGAGACGTCCGCGAAACCAACGCCGCGCGGCACCTGGATGCCCTGCGCGCCCGGCAGGTGGACGGACTGATCCTGGACGGCTTCGGCGCGCTGGCTCTGCCGGAGAGCGCGCTGACCGACCTGAAGGTGGTGCTGGTGGACGAGCCGTCGGAACGCTGGCCGGGGGTCGCCAGCGACGCGCTGGGCGCGGGACGGATGGCGGCCGAGCACCTGGTGGGGCTGGGCCACACCCGGCTGGCGTTCGCGGGACCCGCCACCGACGTGCACGGCTTCAGGATGCGCGAGCGCGGCTTCTTCCAGGTGCTGCAGGCGCAGGGGCTCGGCCTCTCGTCCGCGCGGCTGCGCAGGGTGACGCCGGACGTGGCGGGCGGGCTGCAGGCGATGAAGGCGCTGCTCGCGCTGGGTCCAACCGAACGTCCGACAGCCGTGTTCTGCGCGAACGACCTGGTCGCAGCGGGCGCGCTAAAGGCCTGCCTCACCGCCGGGGTGCGTGTGCCGGGGGAGATGAGCATCGTGGGATGCGACGACGTGGAGTTGGCGCGCGTCCTCACGCCCGAGCTGACGACCATCCGCGTCCCCGCCCGAGAACTGGGAGCCCGCGCCGCCCGACTGCTGCTGAAGCAGCTGGAAGACGAGTCCTGGGTTCCCCGCCCCACCAAGCCGCTGCCCGTGAAACTGGTGGCGCGAGGGACAACCGCACGGCCCGTCAGTAGGGAATAG
- a CDS encoding serine hydrolase, whose product MAARKDRKEDDDPLRTQVRKIADDAGALSVAVAYHDYETRTAWSFRGDEWFHAASTIKVPVLLGVFAAIARGELALNARVHVRNRFLSVADGSSFRVGSSRDANADVQQAIGKTMKVSDLAYHMITTSSNLATNLLIDVVGIDAVRKTLADLNLDDGVEFRRGVEDEHAFERGISNRCTADGMLRVLRAIEDRKAFSAQASEQMLDILHAQEFRSGIPAGLPEGAKVANKTGEISTVAHDAGIVYLPRRKPYALVVLTEWDKDRSSGRKDTIARISRAIYHHLAEKGD is encoded by the coding sequence ATGGCAGCCAGGAAAGACCGGAAGGAAGACGACGACCCCTTGCGCACCCAGGTCCGCAAGATCGCCGACGACGCGGGTGCGCTCTCGGTGGCGGTGGCGTATCACGACTACGAAACGCGCACGGCGTGGAGCTTTCGCGGCGACGAGTGGTTCCACGCGGCCAGCACCATCAAGGTTCCCGTGCTGCTGGGGGTGTTCGCCGCCATCGCCCGGGGCGAGCTGGCGCTGAACGCCCGCGTGCACGTTCGCAACCGCTTCTTGAGCGTGGCCGACGGCAGCTCGTTTCGCGTGGGAAGCTCGCGCGACGCCAACGCCGACGTGCAGCAGGCCATCGGCAAGACCATGAAGGTGAGCGACCTGGCGTACCACATGATCACCACCAGCAGCAACCTGGCCACCAACCTGCTGATCGACGTGGTGGGCATCGATGCGGTGCGCAAGACGCTGGCGGACCTGAACCTGGACGACGGGGTGGAGTTCCGGCGCGGGGTAGAGGACGAGCACGCCTTCGAACGCGGCATCAGCAACCGGTGCACGGCCGACGGCATGCTGCGCGTGCTGCGAGCCATCGAAGACCGCAAGGCGTTCAGCGCCCAGGCATCGGAACAGATGCTCGACATCCTTCACGCGCAGGAGTTTCGCAGCGGCATTCCCGCGGGGCTTCCGGAAGGCGCGAAGGTGGCCAACAAGACGGGGGAGATCAGCACCGTGGCGCACGACGCGGGCATCGTGTACCTGCCCAGGCGCAAGCCGTATGCGCTGGTGGTGCTGACGGAGTGGGACAAGGACCGGTCGTCGGGGCGCAAGGACACCATCGCGCGCATCTCGCGCGCCATCTACCACCACCTAGCGGAGAAGGGGGACTGA
- a CDS encoding PQQ-dependent sugar dehydrogenase, translated as MTPRILLPALLVLAACSGSEPGDPGETPGQPALRLVEVASGLQSPVHLTAPASDARLFIVEQPGRIRIVENGHLLPTPFLDIAAKVSSGGERGLLSVAFHPQYAQNGQFYVNYTDRAGDTRIERYRVSANRNVADPASASLVLHVRQPYSNHNGGLVVFGPDGMLYIGMGDGGGGGDPEEAGQDPLQLLGKLLRIDVDAAQPYGMPAGNPYAGKSGGRGEIWALGMRNPWRFSFDHTAKLLYVADVGQNRLEEVNVVPAGQAGVNYGWDVMEASDCFEPSSGCPRTGLTLPVLEYTHDDGCSITGGFVYRGQAIPGLQGHYLYADYCEGWVRSFRYADGQAADKRSYPLPDVGNISSFGEDSQRELYVISHRGTVHRIAPAT; from the coding sequence ATGACCCCGCGCATCCTGCTTCCCGCCCTGCTGGTGCTGGCCGCCTGCTCCGGCTCCGAGCCCGGCGACCCGGGTGAAACGCCGGGACAGCCGGCGCTGCGGCTGGTGGAGGTCGCCAGCGGTCTGCAGTCGCCCGTGCACCTGACCGCTCCCGCGTCGGATGCGCGGCTGTTCATCGTGGAGCAGCCCGGGCGCATCCGCATCGTGGAGAACGGGCACCTGCTTCCCACGCCGTTCCTGGACATCGCCGCCAAGGTGTCCAGCGGCGGCGAGCGCGGCCTGCTGAGCGTGGCATTCCACCCGCAGTACGCGCAGAACGGCCAGTTCTACGTCAACTACACCGACCGGGCGGGCGACACGCGCATCGAGCGCTACCGCGTGTCCGCGAATCGGAACGTGGCGGATCCGGCGTCGGCCTCGCTAGTGCTGCACGTCCGCCAGCCGTACAGCAACCACAACGGCGGCCTGGTGGTGTTCGGGCCCGACGGCATGCTGTACATCGGCATGGGCGACGGGGGCGGCGGCGGCGACCCGGAAGAAGCCGGGCAGGACCCGCTGCAGCTGCTGGGCAAGCTGCTGCGCATCGACGTCGACGCCGCCCAGCCCTACGGAATGCCCGCCGGCAACCCGTACGCAGGGAAATCCGGCGGGCGCGGCGAGATCTGGGCGTTGGGGATGCGCAACCCGTGGCGCTTTTCGTTCGATCACACGGCCAAGCTGCTGTACGTGGCCGACGTGGGGCAGAACCGGCTGGAGGAGGTGAACGTGGTGCCGGCGGGGCAGGCGGGGGTCAACTACGGGTGGGACGTGATGGAGGCATCGGACTGCTTCGAGCCCAGCAGCGGGTGTCCGCGCACGGGGCTGACCCTTCCCGTGCTGGAGTACACGCACGACGACGGCTGCTCGATCACCGGCGGGTTCGTGTACCGCGGCCAGGCCATCCCCGGGCTGCAGGGCCACTACCTGTACGCCGACTACTGCGAGGGGTGGGTCCGCAGCTTCCGCTACGCCGACGGGCAGGCAGCCGACAAGCGCTCGTATCCTCTCCCGGACGTCGGAAACATCTCGTCGTTCGGCGAAGATTCGCAGCGCGAGCTGTACGTGATCTCACACCGGGGGACGGTCCACCGGATCGCCCCGGCTACCTGA